From one Eucalyptus grandis isolate ANBG69807.140 chromosome 9, ASM1654582v1, whole genome shotgun sequence genomic stretch:
- the LOC104430562 gene encoding LOW QUALITY PROTEIN: germin-like protein subfamily 1 member 7 (The sequence of the model RefSeq protein was modified relative to this genomic sequence to represent the inferred CDS: inserted 1 base in 1 codon) translates to MKFLPISLLILALATATAFAYDPSPLQDFCVAINDPKVFVNGKFCKDPKQVTAEDFLFKGFRYPGNTANPLGSKVTPLXVDQFPGINTLGISMARIDFAPGGLNPPHTHPRGTEILVVAEGTLLVGFVTSNQLNNTFFTKVLYKGDVFVFPIGLIHFQLNIGKTPALAFAAPSSQNPGVITIANAVFGSKPPISADVLTKAFQVDKKVVDYLQAQFWYDN, encoded by the exons ATGAAGTTTCTTCCAATTAGCCTTCTCATCTTGGCTCTGGCAACCGCCACCGCTTTTGCCTATGACCCGAGTCCTCTTCAGGACTTCTGCGTGGCCATCAACGATCCCAAAG TATTTGTGAATGGAAAGTTTTGCAAGGACCCAAAACAAGTTACAGCAGAAGATTTCCTCTTTAAAGGGTTCAGATATCCAGGGAATACTGCAAACCCACTCGGATCGAAAGTCACCCCGC TTGTGGACCAATTTCCAGGAATCAACACTCTTGGTATTTCCATGGCTCGTATTGACTTCGCTCCAGGTGGCCTGAATCCTCCCCACACTCACCCTCGTGGGACCGAAATTCTGGTCGTGGCTGAGGGCACATTGCTTGTCGGCTTTGTCACATCCAACCAATTGAACAACACCTTCTTCACCAAAGTCTTGTACAAAGGGGATGTGTTTGTGTTCCCAATCGGTCTCATCCACTTCCAGCTGAACATCGGAAAGACGCCCGCACTGGCCTTCGCCGCTCCGAGTAGCCAAAACCCGGGAGTCATTACCATTGCTAATGCAGTGTTCGGATCGAAGCCGCCCATTTCGGCTGATGTTCTCACCAAGGCCTTCCAAGTGGATAAGAAGGTGGTTGACTACCTTCAGGCACAGTTTTGGTATGACAATTAA